The Parasteatoda tepidariorum isolate YZ-2023 unplaced genomic scaffold, CAS_Ptep_4.0 HiC_scaffold_7227, whole genome shotgun sequence genome contains the following window.
GATTTGTGTCAGGCATCAAAATTGTGAATCGAATCAGAAAACTATTTCAGAGAATTACTTGAATCGAGAATCAAAATAATGGTGCGagttagcaatttaaaaatttgatgaatcaataatttagtaacttattataatttaatttttggaataatcaataatttaataattccaaTAATTCAAAGCCCTATATTGATAATTGCAAAAACAATGTTGTTGACATTTATGGAATGTCCTTTGCTGCTTTCAGGATTCTCTCAAACTGAATCAATCTCCAAATCCACaatttaaattctgttattggaacaaatgatttgaaattCAGGGATCTGAACCAGGTTTCACGGGAGTCAAGGTAGAGATTCTCATAAACGAGTTACTTCAGCGAATCACATCAAGACTTGAATCGAGCTTCAAAACAATGGTTCGAATTCACGAATCATCTTATTGATTGAAGTCAAGGATTAACTTCCCATTGTTAATGGCTTGGGGAgaggagttatcgacaatgttaACTTTCATCAATCGAGAGGTTCCCCAAGATGAAATCGAGTTAGCATGTTTTAGATACTAATGAATCGATATTTAATAATCGTAATGGTAGTTACGTCACAATACTCcttcaccagaattttatcagggatagaattcgatgaacggatactaCTAGTTGTCGTATTTGCGAAAGACctggagagctgtattaagttcccCGGATCTCGAACGTTTGTCGTgggagctgtattaagttcacggcaGTGTATATGGTCtctcctgtgttgctattagcagtcgagtgtgtgCAGTATCCTGTTGTGGGTTAATGAGATTGAGAAGCAATCGCGCTAGGAGGAGGAGGACGCAGTCACAATTAGCACAATATGGTTCATTCATCAAAGTGGCCGTTATTTTAAATGTAGGCGATTTCATATCACTTCCGCAGGTCATCAATGTGGGGAgggagttatcgacaatgtcaaccttcatctatcgaAAGGTGCCCCAAACTGAAATCGAGTTAGTatatcttatatactagggaattgatatttaataatcgtagtggtagtaaCGCCACAGTGGAAAATAATCAACACCTTTTCTGTCTCctttaataaattcttcaagaatttaaaaattgtaatttgtgaCTAAACTCAAAACtgcaaagaaattaaatattctttttttttcttaattttagatgATCATAACTGGTTTCTATCAAAATCTCACCTTCGTCTTCATCAAAGACCACCGCCTGTTGTTCGTGTAAAAGAAGGCGATAGTGAGTTTTTGGAATGTCAAGCTGGTGGAAATCCTCCACCCCGGATATACTGGCTGAAGGGTGGAGAAATGATGTCAAAGGTAAGAATACAAAATCAATTTCaagaaatgaacaaataaaattttacaatgtgtcacaaaaaaacaaaaagagtttaattttctgaattttgctTCGGAAATCATAGAATTTCTTCGCATcaagtttgaaaagttttaaagaagttCGTCAACAGATGGCTCTGCTGGATAAAAAGTATAATCTGTTGTTTTCTATCGCACATCTGACAAtttcaactaatatatttttggacGTCAGATGATTTTGTTCTCACACTGCTCATTAGTgttgctgaaaataatttttattttgaaaatattgtttgaaaggGTTTCTCAGTTAGAAGCGCCATCCTTTGAAAATGATTGAtgattgatttgttcatttacgtcgcactagagctgaacaatgggctattggcgacggtctgggaaacatccctgaggatgatcagaagacatgccttcacaattttgatcctctgcagaggggatggcaccccctcttcggtagcccgacgacctgcgcgcgaagtcgagcactttacggtagcacagtttaacgaggaccaataccgcacaccctcggtacctacacagactgatccaagttgtcacccacccgcacactgaccgcagccagtgacgcttgacttcggtgatctgctgggaaccgtgtcttaacaatcagtccactgcgggacattcttttgaaaaactttataattatttaaagttaagagGGAATAAATTTCTTGCTTCCTAAGCAGAACACAGCAAGCCGTATATTTCTATCCTCttccatttttctttgtttgactAATCACATCGTCGATCACATTTAAGACGCCttgtaggttttttttttatagatatttgtGTTGCCTTCGATAAGTGCTATATTTCGGCCTTTAATTGACAAGTGCATAAAACCGGCATATGACTAGGATTAAAATTCTTTGAGTTCCAACTGACTTATAACGTGAAAGTGCTAAAAACtggattttatgaattttcctACGACACTTAGGTGTCAGCTTTTGCTGCACAGTTTTGTGTGACtgattaatagaattaaaacattatatttcagATTAATTTGCAAGACGAACTCGACATAAAAGCTTTCGAAGACAGCGAAGTCAGTGGCAATAAACTTCAAATTTCTTCCACAACTTCAAGGCTTTACTTGGACTGTCTGTCCATGGATGATGAGGGAGATTACACTTGCGTTGCTGAAACTGCAAAACTCAGAGAGAGTACTTCCACGAGGATATCTGTATCATCATCGGATGAGAGAAAATGTCATGACAAGTCCGTCTTTggtaattattc
Protein-coding sequences here:
- the LOC122273712 gene encoding immunoglobulin superfamily DCC subclass member 3-like → NCKEIKYSFFFLILDDHNWFLSKSHLRLHQRPPPVVRVKEGDSEFLECQAGGNPPPRIYWLKGGEMMSKINLQDELDIKAFEDSEVSGNKLQISSTTSRLYLDCLSMDDEGDYTCVAETAKLRESTSTRISVSSSDERKCHDKSVF